From a single Cydia amplana chromosome 22, ilCydAmpl1.1, whole genome shotgun sequence genomic region:
- the LOC134658298 gene encoding facilitated trehalose transporter Tret1-like, with product MFSPAVKQSWAVSGVLLNMLGQGMVLSFPAVLLPGLKADDSTIKTDLDTMSWLASVVGLASFPGFLISAFFMELWGRKISQALVILPGTLGWLLIYFATDVTTLMAGRILGGITAGASVTLGAVIIGEYTSPQLRGMFLNLKTAAVCVGNTLVHIVGHFYTWRTVAIFGLVPHIIAFGITCTWPESPTWLAARFKFDKSEKAWLWLRGNDQYSRNEYDSMANAQKQRLSEIREKSSVQRHVVIFLQKFTRKDFLKPLLIILFAGILLETCGRHIFPAYALQIIEEISGDKSRTFYYTIIIDLITTFSSTFSSALVRMLKRRTLLFVTGGASLAVLIAICAYLYLSAIDVISKDRAWLPVSMFMLYFLLANLGCTPIPLALLGEVFPVAHRGAGSAMSGLTLAICLMVALKITPAMLVSVKVYGTFAIFGVAMGLSLVVFYFILPETKDRTLQEIEDYFNHGRFLSDKKVPGDDEENTTMLKN from the exons ATGTTTTCACCAGCGGTGAAACAG TCATGGGCGGTGTCAGGCGTACTCCTGAATATGTTGGGGCAAGGCATGGTCCTCAGTTTCCCGGCTGTCCTGCTGCCGGGGCTAAAGGCTGATGATTCCACCATCAAGACTGACTTGGACACTATGTCTTGGCTTG CTTCTGTGGTGGGCCTGGCGAGCTTCCCCGGTTTCCTGATTTCCGCTTTCTTCATGGAGCTGTGGGGCCGGAAAATCTCACAGGCTCTGGTCATCCTACCGGGCACGTTGGGCTGGCTCCTCATCTACTTCGCCACGGACGTGACTACCCTCATGGCTGGCAGGATCCTCGGAGGCATCACCGCCGGAGCCAGCGTCACTTTAGGAGCCGTCATCATAGGCGAGTACACCAGCCCACAGCTCCGGGGCATGTTCTTAAACCTCAAGACTGCGGCCGTCTGCGTTGGCAATACTCTTGTTCACATTGTTGGCCATTTTTACACTTGGAGAACAGTTGCAATTTTCGGACTAGTGCCCCATATCATTGCTTTCGGAATTACCTGCACTTGGCCAGAAAGTCCGACGTGGTTGGCTGCTAGATTTAAGTTTGATAAGAGTGAGAAGGCCTGGTTGTGGCTGCGAGGTAACGACCAATACTCTAGAAACGAGTACGATAGTATGGCCAATGCTCAAAAGCAGAGGCTTTCTGAAATACGAGAGAAATCCAGCGTCCAAAGACACGTGGTAATCTTTTTGCAGAAATTCACCCGAAAGGACTTTCTGAAACCTCTGCTCATAATACTCTTTGCTGGTATTTTGCTAGAGACGTGTGGAAGGCACATTTTCCCGGCATACGCCTTACAGATCATCGAAGAAATCTCTGGAGATAAATCCAGAACCTTCTACTACACGATAATCATAGATCTGATAACGACATTCAGCTCCACGTTCTCTTCAGCGCTGGTTCGTATGCTAAAGAGACGTACTTTGCTGTTTGTCACTGGTGGAGCATCTTTAGCCGTGTTAATAGCCATCTGTGCCTACCTTTACCTGAGTGCTATAGACGTGATATCGAAAGACCGAGCTTGGCTGCCTGTGTCGATGTTTATGCTGTACTTTTTATTGGCAAACTTGGGGTGTACTCCTATACCTTTAGCGTTGCTTGGAGAGGTATTCCCAGTAGCTCATAGAGGGGCAGGATCGGCTATGTCAGGGTTAACGCTGGCTATCTGTCTAATGGTCGCGTTGAAGATCACCCCCGCAATGCTAGTAAGTGTAAAGGTGTACGGAACTTTTGCTATCTTCGGTGTAGCCATGGGACTCTCTCTAGTAGTATTTTACTTCATCCTTCCAGAAACTAAGGACAGAACTCTGCAGGAGATTGAAGACTACTTTAACCACGGACGGTTCCTCAGTGACAAGAAAGTTCCCGGAGATGATGAAGAAAATACTACCATGCTTAAGAACTGA
- the LOC134658476 gene encoding facilitated trehalose transporter Tret1-like, with the protein MFIRLGAETRGYQDWLFIWLEAETRGYQDWLFISLEAETRVSYLQAKCQNEILFLFQSWAVSGVLLNMLGQGMVLSFPVVLLPGLKADDSTIKTDLETMSWLSSVVGLACFPGYLISAFFMELWGRKTSHAMVILPGTLAWLLIYFATDVTTLMAGRILGGFTAGASTTLGAVIIGEYTSPQLRGMFLNLKTAAVCIGNTLVHIVGHFYTWRTVAIFGLVPHVISFGIICTWPESPTWLAAKFKFEQSEKAWLWLRGDDQNSRNEYGSLTKAQKQRISEIREKSSVQRHVVIFLQKFTRKDFLKPLLIILFAAILLETCGRHIFPAYALQIIEEISGDKSRTFYYTIIIDLITTFSSMFSSALVRMLKRRTLLFVTGGASIAVLMAICTYLYLSAMDVISKDRAWLPVSMLMLYFLLANLGCTPIPLALLGEVFPVAHRGAGSAMSGLTLSICLMVALKVTPAMLESVKVYGTFAIFGVAMGLSLVVFYFILPETKDRTLQEIEDYFNHGRFLSDKKVPGDDEENTTMLKI; encoded by the exons ATGTTCATCCGGCTTGGAGCAGAGACGCGAGGTTATCAGGATTGGCTGTTCATCTGGCTTGAAGCAGAGACGCGAGGTTATCAGGATTGGCTGTTCATCTCGCTTGAAGCAGAGACGCGAG TTAGTTACTTGCAAGCGAAGTGTCAAAATGAAATACTCTTTCTTTTCCAGTCATGGGCGGTGTCAGGCGTACTCCTGAACATGTTGGGGCAAGGCATGGTCCTGAGTTTCCCGGTTGTCCTACTGCCGGGGCTAAAGGCTGATGATTCCACCATTAAGACTGACTTGGAAACTATGTCTTGGCTTT CTTCTGTGGTTGGCCTGGCTTGCTTCCCCGGTTACCTGATCTCCGCTTTCTTCATGGAGCTGTGGGGCCGGAAGACCTCACATGCTATGGTCATTCTACCGGGCACGTTGGCCTGGCTCCTCATCTACTTCGCCACGGACGTGACCACCCTCATGGCTGGCAGGATCCTTGGAGGCTTCACAGCCGGAGCCAGCACCACGTTAGGAGCCGTCATCATAGGGGAGTACACCAGCCCGCAGCTCCGGGGCATGTTCCTAAACCTCAAGACTGCGGCCGTCTGCATCGGCAATACTCTTGTTCACATTGTTGGCCATTTCTATACTTGGAGAACTGTTGCAATTTTCGGACTAGTGCCCCATGTCATTTCTTTTGGGATTATCTGCACCTGGCCGGAAAGTCCGACGTGGCTGGCTGCTAAATTTAAGTTTGAGCAGAGTGAGAAGGCGTGGTTGTGGCTACGAGGCGATGACCAAAACTCTAGAAACGAGTACGGTAGTTTGACCAAAGCTCAAAAGCAGAGGATATCTGAAATACGAGAGAAATCCAGCGTCCAAAGACACGTTGTAATCTTTTTGCAGAAGTTTACTCGAAAGGACTTTCTGAAACCTCTGCTCATAATACTTTTTGCTGCTATTTTACTAGAGACGTGTGGAAGGCACATTTTCCCGGCCTACGCCTTGCAGATCATCGAAGAAATCTCTGGAGATAAGTCCAGAACCTTCTACTACACGATAATCATAGATCTGATAACGACATTCAGCTCCATGTTTTCGTCGGCGCTGGTTCGCATGCTAAAGAGACGTACCTTGCTGTTCGTCACTGGTGGAGCATCTATAGCCGTCTTGATGGCCATCTGTACCTACCTTTATCTCAGCGCTATGGACGTGATATCGAAGGACCGAGCTTGGCTGCCTGTGTCCATGTTAATGCTGTACTTTTTATTAGCAAACTTGGGGTGTACTCCTATACCTCTAGCGTTACTTGGAGAGGTGTTCCCGGTAGCTCATAGAGGAGCAGGATCTGCAATGTCAGGATTGACGTTGTCTATCTGTCTAATGGTGGCATTGAAGGTCACCCCCGCGATGCTAGAAAGTGTAAAAGTGTACGGAACGTTTGCTATCTTCGGCGTAGCCATGGGACTCTCTCTAGTAGTCTTTTACTTCATCCTTCCAGAAACTAAGGATAGAACTCTGCAGGAGATTGAAGACTACTTTAACCATGGACGGTTCCTCAGTGACAAGAAAGTTCCCGGAGATGATGAAGAAAATACTACCATGCTTAAGATCTGA
- the LOC134658465 gene encoding facilitated trehalose transporter Tret1-2 homolog: MEKKSGWITPFKKQCFVTLGACLNMASHGLTVGFAAILLPQLRRPDSIIPIDASSGSWIASILGFALVAGNFICPTVMANYGRRTANIVSIAPMLAGWFCILFATNLPTLLAARLLQGISMGMSASLGPVIIGEYTSPKNRGPFLASISVTIATGVLIVHAMGSFISWQKTALVCAVIGFIDLLIVIYSPETPSWLADQGRYDESRKIFRWLRGDSEEDELQRMIDTSVIIRESKAEVSSSETFFQKLRRNVVYFRITIRKREFYKPIFIMMHIYTLGMWSGANLMAAYTVDIFENVVGKGSNIPLLVITMGVQRIISNMCAVFVIKKVKRRTMLVATVAINVFAYLSIAAYSYGKQHGMLPFDHPMIGIVLINIHIFSIATGTVPLPFIIAGELFPLEFRSLAGGISVLFLSANLFLSIKTAPLLFLKIGIHGAYVIYACIVTYCLVVAWFFLPETKDRTLQDIEDEFRGRPLSAEEVKSVQSLHSLMMYKTDRRCSQPVI; the protein is encoded by the exons ATGGAGAAGAAATCTGGATGGATAACGCCTTTTAAAAAGCAG TGCTTCGTGACCCTGGGAGCATGCTTGAACATGGCGAGCCACGGCCTGACGGTGGGCTTCGCGGCCATCTTGCTGCCGCAGCTGAGGAGACCAGATTCCATCATACCCATTGACGCTTCGTCAGGGTCCTGGATAG CCTCAATATTGGGATTCGCGTTGGTCGCCGGCAACTTCATCTGTCCGACTGTGATGGCCAACTACGGCCGAAGAACCGCCAACATCGTCTCTATAGCTCCCATGCTCGCCGGCTGGTTCTGTATACTCTTCGCCACCAACCTCCCCACCCTTCTCGCCGCGAGATTGCTCCAAGGCATCTCCATGGGCATGAGCGCCTCCCTCGGACCGGTCATCATCGGAGAATACACCAGCCCAAAAAACAGAGGACCTTTCTTAGCATCCATCTCTGTTACAATCGCTACAGGAGTCCTGATTGTACACGCCATGGGGTCCTTTATCAGTTGGCAAAAAACAGCCCTCGTGTGCGCTGTTATAGGATTCATAGACTTACTTATAGTCATTTATTCTCCTGAGACACCCAGCTGGCTGGCAGATCAAGGGAGATATGACGAAAGCAGAAAGATATTCAGATGGCTTAGGGGCGACAGCGAAGAAGACGAACTACAGAGGATGATAGATACTAGCGTAATTATTAGAGAATCTAAAGCCGAAGTGAGTTCATCAGAAACCTTCTTCCAAAAATTAAGAAGGAATGTAGTGTATTTTAGAATAACTATTAGAAAAAGGGAGTTCTATAAGCCTATTTTCATAATGATGCATATATATACTTTGGGCATGTGGTCAGGCGCTAATCTCATGGCGGCATATACTGTGGATATTTTTGAGAACGTTGTCGGTAAAGGATCGAACATTCCTTTATTAGTGATCACAATGGGTGTGCAAAGAATTATCTCAAACATGTGTGCTGTTTTTGTAATTAAGAAAGTGAAGAGACGGACGATGTTAGTAGCCACTGTTGCGATTAACGTGTTTGCTTATTTATCGATCGCAGCATATTCTTACGGAAAGCAGCATGGAATGCTGCCTTTCGACCATCCCATGATAGGCATTGTCTTGATTAACATCCATATATTCTCGATAGCTACAGGAACAGTGCCGCTTCCTTTTATAATCGCTGGAGAATTATTCCCTCTAGAATTTAGAAGTTTAGCCGGAGGCATAAGTGTCTTGTTCCTGTCTGCAAACTTGTTTCTATCCATAAAGACTGCGCCACTTCTCTTCTTGAAAATCGGTATTCATGGTGCGTATGTTATTTACGCATGTATAGTGACGTACTGTTTGgtggtagcctggttctttcttCCAGAGACCAAGGATAGGACTCTTCAGGACATAGAGGACGAGTTCCGAGGTAGACCACTATCTGCCGAGGAAGTGAAATCGGTGCAGTCTTTGCATTCCCTGATGATGTACAAAACTGACCGCCGCTGCAGCCAACCTGtgatataa